In a single window of the Streptomyces sp. CGMCC 4.7035 genome:
- a CDS encoding XRE family transcriptional regulator, which produces MSTVSWDEVKRRADEQRRAAGLPVRAPEKKRADMDRLLAEVRAYKLAEIRREQDLTQRHIADSMGVSAPRISAIEHGEIDRTEVATLRAYVQALGGELRVVADFGDAAYTVA; this is translated from the coding sequence ATGAGCACCGTCAGCTGGGACGAAGTCAAGCGGCGAGCCGATGAGCAGCGACGGGCCGCCGGCCTGCCGGTGCGGGCACCGGAGAAGAAGCGGGCCGACATGGACCGCCTTCTCGCCGAGGTGAGGGCCTACAAACTGGCAGAGATCCGACGGGAGCAGGATCTCACCCAGCGTCACATCGCGGATTCGATGGGCGTCTCAGCACCACGGATCTCGGCAATCGAGCACGGCGAGATCGACCGCACGGAGGTCGCCACCTTGCGCGCCTACGTACAGGCTCTGGGGGGAGAACTCAGGGTGGTCGCCGATTTCGGGGATGCCGCGTACACAGTCGCCTGA
- a CDS encoding pyridoxine/pyridoxamine 5'-phosphate oxidase, translated as MATDLHELLRSLRVWDPETTELPVFDPAAAPAEPLALFAEWFAEAVAAGQPEPHTMSLATADADGTPDVRIVMLHGADADGWSFATHAGSRKGRQLAARPYAALCFYWSAQGRQIRVRGPVTAAPATEGQADLHARSTGALAAALTGRQSEVLSSTEELARASDAAWERAQREPDAPVPSWTLYRLSPEEVEFFQGDARRQHVRLTYRRTEEGWTRHLLWP; from the coding sequence ATGGCAACGGATCTTCACGAGCTGCTCAGGTCCCTGCGGGTGTGGGACCCCGAGACGACCGAACTACCCGTCTTCGACCCCGCGGCGGCACCCGCGGAGCCGCTCGCGCTGTTCGCGGAGTGGTTCGCGGAGGCGGTGGCGGCCGGGCAGCCTGAGCCCCACACGATGTCGCTGGCGACGGCGGACGCGGACGGCACGCCGGACGTCCGCATCGTGATGCTGCACGGCGCGGACGCGGACGGCTGGTCGTTCGCGACGCACGCGGGCAGCCGCAAGGGCAGACAGCTCGCGGCCCGGCCGTATGCGGCCCTCTGCTTCTACTGGTCCGCCCAGGGCCGCCAGATCCGCGTGCGCGGCCCGGTCACGGCCGCTCCGGCGACGGAGGGGCAGGCGGACCTGCACGCCCGCTCGACCGGCGCGCTGGCGGCGGCGCTCACGGGCCGGCAGAGCGAAGTGCTCAGTTCCACGGAGGAGTTGGCGCGGGCCTCTGACGCGGCCTGGGAGCGGGCGCAGCGCGAGCCGGACGCCCCGGTCCCGTCCTGGACGCTGTACCGCCTCAGCCCGGAGGAAGTGGAGTTCTTCCAGGGAGACGCCAGGCGCCAACACGTACGGCTCACCTACCGCCGCACGGAAGAGGGCTGGACCAGGCACCTGCTGTGGCCCTGA
- a CDS encoding GNAT family N-acetyltransferase, translated as MADVKKNSTALPNPFPELHGHGLRLCSWDAESEGHVEAWLRGLTDPDFRRWNTPLKIVHDREDALESLRSKAARAADGTGASFRITDAASGTTLGHIGINEIDHALSCARVGYWVLPEARGHRVATRALAVAARWALTDLGLHRLELGHALGHDASCQVAERCGFPYEGTLRGAMWEAGRQDAFRDVHLHARIASDPEPSVSE; from the coding sequence ATGGCCGACGTCAAGAAGAACTCCACAGCGCTCCCGAACCCCTTCCCCGAACTGCACGGTCACGGCCTGCGGTTGTGCTCCTGGGACGCCGAGTCCGAGGGCCACGTCGAAGCGTGGCTGCGGGGACTGACCGACCCTGACTTCCGGCGGTGGAACACGCCGCTGAAGATCGTGCACGACCGGGAGGACGCGCTGGAGTCGCTGCGGTCGAAGGCGGCGCGTGCGGCGGACGGGACGGGCGCGTCGTTCCGGATCACGGACGCGGCGAGCGGTACGACGCTGGGGCACATAGGCATCAACGAGATCGACCACGCCCTCAGTTGCGCACGCGTCGGCTACTGGGTCCTGCCCGAGGCCCGCGGCCACCGGGTCGCCACCCGCGCCCTCGCCGTCGCCGCCCGCTGGGCCCTGACCGACCTGGGCCTGCACCGCCTGGAACTGGGCCACGCCCTCGGCCACGACGCGTCCTGCCAAGTTGCGGAGCGCTGCGGATTCCCGTACGAGGGGACGTTGCGCGGGGCGATGTGGGAGGCGGGGCGGCAGGACGCGTTCCGGGACGTGCATCTGCACGCGCGGATCGCGAGCGATCCGGAGCCGTCGGTATCGGAGTAG
- a CDS encoding Zn-ribbon domain-containing OB-fold protein has protein sequence MSGAPGSRPRFDVPDVDAFTRRYWDAAAEGRLLVRRCGGCGRAHHYPREFCPYCWSEDVTWEPASGRATLYTWSVVHRNDLPPFGERAPYVAAVVDLAEGPRMMTEVVECAEPDLRVGMGLEVAFREADGVTVPVFRPQR, from the coding sequence GTGAGCGGGGCACCGGGATCCCGGCCCCGCTTCGACGTCCCCGACGTGGACGCCTTCACCCGTAGGTACTGGGACGCGGCGGCCGAGGGACGGCTGCTGGTGCGCCGCTGCGGGGGGTGCGGGCGCGCCCACCACTACCCCCGGGAGTTCTGCCCGTACTGCTGGAGCGAGGACGTCACCTGGGAGCCCGCGAGCGGCCGGGCGACCCTCTACACCTGGTCCGTCGTCCACCGCAACGACCTGCCGCCCTTCGGGGAGCGGGCGCCGTACGTCGCCGCCGTGGTCGATCTGGCGGAGGGGCCGCGGATGATGACCGAGGTGGTGGAGTGCGCGGAGCCCGATCTGCGGGTGGGAATGGGGCTGGAGGTGGCGTTCCGGGAGGCGGATGGTGTGACGGTGCCGGTGTTCCGGCCGCAGCGGTGA
- a CDS encoding DoxX family protein translates to MDTIWLSGAEWLAVLRIGLGLWWLESWRHKDKKGWFERGTGIAWAADVAAKHRWTAVRSGFDVVVAPRPKTMAYVVVYAELALGLGLVAGFLTPIALVGGLLLNVLYFTLMIHDWAEQGQNSMMALISVVGLFGMSGQTWSLDSALGWFR, encoded by the coding sequence ATGGACACGATCTGGCTCAGCGGTGCCGAATGGCTGGCCGTGCTCCGCATCGGGCTCGGGCTGTGGTGGCTGGAGAGCTGGCGGCACAAGGACAAGAAGGGCTGGTTCGAGCGGGGGACCGGGATCGCGTGGGCCGCGGACGTGGCGGCCAAGCACCGCTGGACGGCGGTGCGGTCCGGCTTCGACGTCGTGGTCGCGCCCAGGCCGAAGACGATGGCGTACGTGGTCGTCTACGCGGAACTGGCCCTGGGACTCGGACTGGTCGCGGGCTTCCTGACCCCCATCGCGCTGGTCGGCGGCCTGCTCCTCAACGTCCTCTACTTCACCCTCATGATCCACGACTGGGCGGAGCAGGGGCAGAACTCGATGATGGCGCTGATCTCGGTGGTGGGGCTGTTCGGGATGTCGGGGCAGACGTGGTCGCTGGACAGCGCGCTGGGGTGGTTCCGGTGA
- a CDS encoding DMT family transporter: MPNDTSSPALTGAAPTRPGLRHASPLSGPVPILAAAVLWGTTGTAGSLAPAGAPAAAIGAAGLALGGLLLFLSARGSRSLHRRCTRRERWLLALGALAVAGYPVAFYPAVARTGVAVATVIALGSAPVFTGLPAWLTRQARPTARRLCATVAAVLGCALLVLGPGLTGGAARRDIAGVALAALAGLSYAAYSLIGGKLIERGHPSDAVMGVMFGGASLLVLPVLLCGDTRWLVTFRGAAVVVHLAVVTTFLAYRLFGHGLRHTAAQVATTLTLAEPAVAAVLGVVVLSERLPFASWCGLAVLAVGLVFLTFPAGTRRRRR, translated from the coding sequence GTGCCGAACGACACCTCTTCACCTGCTCTGACCGGCGCGGCCCCGACAAGGCCGGGGCTCCGCCACGCCAGTCCCCTCAGCGGACCGGTTCCCATCCTTGCCGCCGCGGTGCTGTGGGGCACCACCGGGACCGCCGGCTCCCTTGCTCCCGCCGGAGCGCCGGCGGCGGCCATCGGCGCCGCCGGCCTGGCCCTCGGCGGCTTGCTCCTGTTCCTGTCCGCACGAGGCAGCCGCTCGCTGCACCGGAGGTGCACGCGCCGCGAACGGTGGCTGCTCGCCCTGGGCGCACTGGCCGTGGCCGGATATCCGGTCGCTTTCTACCCGGCCGTGGCGCGCACGGGGGTGGCTGTGGCCACCGTGATCGCGCTCGGCAGCGCGCCCGTTTTCACCGGCCTGCCGGCCTGGCTCACCCGGCAGGCCCGGCCGACCGCCCGCCGGCTCTGCGCCACCGTGGCGGCGGTCCTCGGCTGCGCCCTTCTGGTGCTGGGGCCCGGGCTCACCGGCGGCGCCGCACGCAGGGACATCGCCGGCGTGGCGCTGGCCGCCCTCGCCGGCCTGTCCTACGCCGCCTACTCACTCATCGGCGGCAAGCTCATCGAACGAGGGCACCCCTCCGACGCGGTGATGGGCGTGATGTTCGGGGGAGCCTCGCTGCTCGTTCTGCCCGTGCTGCTGTGCGGTGACACGCGTTGGCTCGTCACCTTTCGCGGGGCGGCGGTGGTGGTGCACCTCGCGGTGGTCACGACCTTCCTCGCCTACCGGCTCTTCGGTCACGGCCTGCGGCACACCGCCGCGCAGGTGGCCACGACACTGACCCTGGCCGAGCCCGCGGTCGCGGCGGTACTGGGTGTCGTGGTCCTGAGCGAGCGCCTGCCGTTCGCGTCCTGGTGCGGGCTGGCCGTGCTCGCCGTGGGTCTGGTCTTCCTCACGTTCCCCGCCGGTACTCGCCGTCGACGGCGCTGA
- a CDS encoding flavin-containing monooxygenase, with protein MADSTAASPRSVVPSHENRPVYVVGGGPGGLAAAYALRAQGLRAVVLEKSDRVGASWRRHYDRLRLHTTRRLSALPGLPMPRRFGRWVSRDNVVRYLEKYVEHHQLEIVTGVEVSRIDPAPDGNGWLLHATGGRELTGSAVVVATGYNHTPRVPDWPGRDSYAGEFLHAGEYRNAKPYAGRDVLVVGVGNTGAEIAVDLVEGGASRVRLSVRTAPHIVRRSTAGWAAQSTSILVRRLPVRLVDRLARPMAKVSVPDLSAHGLPRPDTGLYSRVNEGSVPVLDVGLIDAVRKGRVEIVAAVDGFEGGKVALADGSRIEPEAVIAATGYVRALEGLVGHLGVLDARGKPVVHGARSPRTAPGLYFTGFTNPISGMFREMAIDAQKIAKAVARRAKGTRAARI; from the coding sequence ATGGCCGACTCGACTGCTGCTTCACCGCGTTCCGTGGTGCCGTCCCACGAGAACCGACCGGTGTACGTCGTCGGCGGCGGCCCGGGCGGGCTCGCCGCCGCGTACGCGCTGCGCGCCCAGGGCCTACGTGCCGTCGTGCTGGAGAAGTCCGACCGCGTCGGGGCGTCCTGGCGGCGCCACTACGACCGTCTGCGTCTGCACACCACGCGGCGGCTGTCGGCCCTGCCCGGGCTGCCGATGCCGCGGCGGTTCGGGCGGTGGGTCTCGCGCGACAACGTGGTGCGCTATCTGGAGAAGTACGTCGAGCACCACCAGTTGGAGATCGTCACCGGTGTCGAGGTCTCGCGCATCGATCCCGCCCCGGACGGGAACGGCTGGCTGCTGCACGCCACCGGCGGCCGCGAGCTGACCGGCAGCGCGGTCGTCGTCGCCACCGGCTACAACCACACCCCGCGCGTGCCCGACTGGCCCGGCCGCGACTCCTACGCCGGCGAGTTCCTGCACGCCGGCGAGTACCGCAACGCGAAGCCCTACGCCGGCCGCGACGTCCTCGTCGTCGGCGTCGGCAACACCGGCGCCGAGATCGCCGTCGACCTCGTCGAGGGCGGGGCCTCGCGCGTGCGGCTGTCGGTGCGCACCGCGCCCCATATCGTGCGCCGGTCCACCGCCGGGTGGGCGGCCCAGTCCACCTCGATCCTTGTACGACGGCTGCCGGTGCGGCTCGTCGACCGGCTGGCCCGGCCCATGGCCAAGGTCAGCGTGCCGGACCTGTCCGCGCACGGGCTGCCCCGGCCCGACACCGGGCTCTACTCCCGCGTCAACGAGGGCTCCGTTCCCGTGCTGGACGTCGGGCTGATCGACGCCGTGCGCAAGGGGCGGGTCGAGATCGTGGCGGCCGTCGACGGATTCGAGGGCGGCAAGGTCGCCCTCGCCGACGGCAGCCGGATCGAGCCCGAGGCCGTGATCGCCGCGACCGGGTACGTCCGCGCCCTGGAGGGCCTCGTCGGCCACCTCGGCGTCCTCGACGCCCGCGGCAAGCCGGTCGTCCACGGCGCCCGCTCGCCGCGCACCGCCCCCGGCCTGTACTTCACCGGCTTCACCAACCCGATCAGCGGCATGTTCCGCGAGATGGCTATCGACGCGCAGAAGATCGCGAAGGCGGTGGCGCGCCGCGCGAAAGGCACGCGCGCGGCGCGGATCTAG
- a CDS encoding flavin monoamine oxidase family protein — protein MARERQTLSRRSLLGGAAGAVTLTGLAAGTASAATRSADVAIVGGGLAGLTAARDLVAGGASVVVLEARDRVGGRVVNLKLANGGVTEGGGEFIGPTQNRIKALADSLGVATFTTYNTGNNLLYKDGKKTPYATDGLLGSVPPIDVAGLANAAAVQAELDGMAKQVPVDAPWTAAKAEEWDRQTFETWLRANAVIPSAKFLLDVACTSIFSAEPRELSLLYVLFYIAAAGDESHPGTLERLTDTAGGAQESRFVGGSQQVPIKLAATLGDRVVLNAPVRSIAKSGSQYVVTADGLTVNARRVVVAVPPPLAARITYDPLLPAARDQLGQRLPMGSIGKAIAIYDTPFWRADGLNGQVVSDSGTVRSTFDNSPPDASYGALMGFIEADQMRALDGASADQVRAAVLKDYATYFGDKAKSPTSFLLQRWDNEGFSRGGPVAYAPPGVLTQYGAALRAPVEGIHWAGTETSTYWTGYMDGAVRSGERVAKEVLPTL, from the coding sequence GTGGCACGTGAAAGACAGACCCTCTCCCGGCGCTCCCTGCTCGGCGGCGCCGCCGGCGCCGTGACCTTGACGGGACTCGCGGCGGGTACGGCATCCGCCGCCACCCGCTCGGCCGACGTCGCGATCGTCGGCGGCGGGCTCGCCGGGCTCACGGCGGCCCGCGATCTCGTGGCGGGCGGCGCGTCCGTGGTCGTCCTGGAGGCCCGCGACCGCGTCGGCGGCCGCGTCGTCAACCTGAAGCTCGCGAACGGCGGCGTCACCGAGGGCGGCGGCGAGTTCATCGGCCCCACCCAGAACCGCATCAAGGCCCTCGCCGACTCCCTGGGCGTCGCGACCTTCACCACCTATAACACCGGCAACAACCTCCTCTACAAGGACGGCAAGAAGACCCCCTACGCCACCGACGGCCTCCTCGGCTCGGTGCCGCCCATCGACGTGGCCGGACTCGCCAACGCCGCCGCCGTCCAGGCGGAACTCGACGGCATGGCCAAGCAGGTGCCGGTCGACGCGCCCTGGACCGCCGCGAAGGCCGAGGAATGGGACCGGCAGACCTTCGAGACCTGGCTGCGCGCCAACGCCGTCATCCCCTCCGCCAAGTTCCTCCTCGACGTGGCCTGCACATCGATCTTCTCGGCCGAGCCCCGCGAACTCTCCCTTCTCTACGTGCTCTTCTACATCGCCGCCGCCGGCGACGAATCCCACCCCGGCACGCTGGAACGGCTGACCGATACCGCCGGCGGCGCCCAGGAGTCCCGCTTCGTCGGCGGCTCCCAGCAGGTGCCGATCAAACTCGCCGCCACCCTCGGCGACCGTGTGGTGCTCAACGCGCCGGTCCGCTCCATCGCCAAGTCCGGCAGCCAGTACGTGGTGACCGCCGACGGACTGACCGTCAACGCCCGGCGCGTGGTCGTCGCCGTGCCGCCGCCGTTGGCCGCGCGCATCACCTACGACCCGCTGCTGCCGGCCGCCCGCGATCAGCTCGGCCAGCGGCTGCCGATGGGGTCGATCGGCAAGGCGATCGCGATCTACGACACGCCCTTCTGGCGGGCCGACGGACTCAACGGGCAGGTCGTGAGCGACTCCGGCACGGTGCGCTCCACCTTCGACAACTCGCCGCCCGACGCCTCCTATGGCGCGCTGATGGGCTTCATCGAGGCCGACCAGATGCGGGCGCTGGACGGGGCGTCCGCCGACCAGGTCAGGGCCGCCGTCCTCAAGGACTACGCCACGTACTTCGGCGACAAGGCGAAGTCACCCACCTCCTTCCTTCTGCAACGCTGGGACAACGAGGGCTTCTCGCGCGGCGGACCGGTCGCGTACGCGCCGCCGGGCGTGCTGACGCAGTACGGAGCGGCGCTGCGGGCGCCTGTGGAGGGGATTCACTGGGCCGGTACGGAGACCTCCACGTACTGGACGGGGTACATGGACGGGGCGGTGCGGTCGGGGGAGCGGGTGGCGAAGGAGGTGCTGCCGACGCTCTGA
- a CDS encoding acetate--CoA ligase family protein yields the protein MLGSTHGTLTTDSRRARVIACGEQPSPVVHGRPADVGDLDVSGRPLYADVPDLDRFFRPESVAVVGASDAEGRPGTGITRQLLAWAERVGARLHPVHPTRQSVFGIPCSPSLADLPEQVDLAVLLVSDPLPLIEELGAAKVKFAVVFASGFAETGEEGSAAQARLAAAMERAGTRLLGPNTNLNAFERFRDDLDGPAIALITQSGHQGRPVFALQELGVRLSHWAPTGNEADLETADFISYFAEQPDIGAIACYIEGLKDGRSFLLAADRAARNGVPVVAVKVGRTETGARTAASHTGKLTGADDVVDAAMRQYGVIRVDGLDELQDTAALLARARTPRADGVVVYSISGGTGAHVADLATEAGLRLPVLSEAKQAELHQWIPDYLNVANPVDNGGHPVGDWRGRKIIDAILDDPEVGVLICPITGPFPPLSDKLVQDLVDAAEHTDKLVCVVWGSPVGTEAAYRDTLLGSSRVATFRTVANCLTAVRAHLDHQRFVRGYRSPFDEAPRTPSPSFRKAQALMRRGQQLSEHAAKQLLRAYGIRVPREQLVTSAAAAVRAAGLVGYPVVMKASGAQIAHKTELGLVKIGLTSASQVRDAYRELTDIARYEGIKLDGVLVCQMVEQGVEMVVGVSHDRLFGPTVTVGLGGVLVEVLRDTAVRVPPFGEEQARAMLSELRGRALLAGVRGRPPADLDALVEVVLRVERMALELGDEIAELDINPLMVLPRGQGAVALDALVVCR from the coding sequence ATGCTTGGATCAACCCACGGCACCCTCACCACCGACTCCCGCCGGGCCCGGGTCATCGCCTGCGGCGAGCAACCCTCACCCGTGGTGCACGGCCGGCCCGCCGACGTCGGCGACCTCGACGTCAGCGGGCGGCCGCTGTACGCCGACGTGCCCGACCTGGACCGGTTCTTCCGGCCCGAGTCCGTCGCCGTCGTCGGTGCGTCCGACGCCGAGGGGCGGCCGGGCACCGGCATCACCAGGCAGCTGCTCGCCTGGGCCGAACGGGTCGGCGCCCGGCTGCACCCGGTGCACCCCACCCGTCAGTCCGTCTTCGGCATCCCCTGCTCCCCTTCCCTCGCCGACCTGCCCGAACAGGTCGATCTCGCCGTACTGCTCGTCTCCGATCCTCTTCCCCTCATCGAGGAACTCGGCGCGGCCAAGGTGAAGTTCGCCGTCGTCTTCGCCTCCGGTTTCGCCGAGACCGGTGAGGAGGGCTCCGCCGCCCAGGCCCGGCTGGCCGCCGCCATGGAGCGGGCCGGGACACGGCTGCTCGGGCCCAACACCAACCTCAACGCCTTCGAGCGGTTCCGGGACGACCTGGACGGGCCGGCCATCGCGCTGATCACCCAGTCCGGGCACCAGGGGCGGCCCGTGTTCGCCCTTCAGGAGCTGGGCGTACGGCTCTCCCACTGGGCTCCCACCGGCAACGAGGCCGACCTGGAGACCGCCGACTTCATCTCCTACTTCGCCGAGCAACCCGACATCGGTGCCATCGCCTGCTACATCGAGGGCCTGAAGGACGGCCGCTCCTTCTTGCTCGCCGCCGACCGGGCCGCCCGGAACGGTGTGCCGGTCGTCGCGGTCAAGGTCGGCCGCACCGAGACCGGCGCCCGCACCGCCGCCTCACACACCGGCAAGCTGACCGGCGCGGACGACGTGGTCGACGCCGCGATGCGGCAGTACGGGGTCATTCGCGTCGACGGTCTCGACGAACTCCAGGACACCGCAGCCCTGTTGGCCCGGGCCCGCACCCCGCGCGCCGACGGCGTCGTCGTCTATTCGATCTCGGGCGGCACGGGCGCGCACGTCGCGGATCTGGCGACCGAGGCGGGGCTCCGTCTGCCGGTGCTGTCCGAGGCCAAGCAGGCCGAGCTGCACCAGTGGATACCCGACTACCTGAACGTGGCCAATCCCGTCGACAACGGCGGGCACCCGGTGGGCGACTGGCGCGGGCGGAAGATCATCGACGCGATCCTCGACGACCCGGAGGTGGGCGTGCTCATCTGCCCCATCACCGGGCCCTTCCCGCCACTGAGCGACAAACTCGTCCAGGATCTCGTGGACGCGGCGGAGCACACGGACAAGCTGGTGTGCGTGGTGTGGGGGTCGCCGGTCGGCACCGAGGCCGCCTACCGCGACACGCTGCTCGGGTCCTCGCGCGTGGCCACCTTCCGCACCGTCGCGAACTGTCTCACGGCCGTCCGCGCCCACCTCGACCACCAGCGCTTCGTCCGCGGCTACCGCTCCCCCTTCGACGAGGCGCCCCGCACCCCCTCGCCGTCCTTCCGCAAGGCGCAGGCGCTGATGCGGCGCGGACAGCAGCTGAGCGAGCACGCGGCCAAGCAGCTGCTGCGGGCGTACGGCATCCGTGTGCCGCGCGAGCAGTTGGTGACCAGCGCGGCGGCGGCCGTGCGCGCGGCGGGACTCGTCGGCTACCCGGTGGTGATGAAGGCGTCCGGCGCGCAGATCGCCCACAAGACCGAACTGGGGCTGGTGAAGATCGGGCTGACCTCCGCCAGCCAGGTCAGGGACGCCTACCGGGAGCTGACCGACATCGCGCGCTACGAAGGGATCAAGCTCGACGGAGTCCTCGTGTGCCAGATGGTCGAGCAGGGCGTCGAGATGGTCGTCGGGGTCTCGCACGACCGGCTCTTCGGGCCCACGGTCACGGTCGGGCTCGGCGGTGTGCTCGTCGAGGTGCTGCGGGACACGGCCGTGCGCGTGCCGCCCTTCGGTGAGGAGCAGGCGCGGGCCATGCTCTCCGAACTGCGCGGGCGGGCCCTGCTGGCCGGGGTGCGCGGGCGCCCTCCGGCCGACCTCGACGCGCTCGTCGAGGTCGTGCTCCGCGTCGAGCGCATGGCCCTGGAGCTCGGGGACGAGATCGCGGAGTTGGACATCAACCCGTTGATGGTGCTGCCCAGGGGGCAGGGAGCCGTGGCGCTGGACGCGCTGGTGGTGTGCCGCTGA
- a CDS encoding enoyl-CoA hydratase/isomerase family protein, with product MTSSPEDSVDPVQSLVLHATDNHVSWLTLNRPESLNSITPDLREHLIRKFLDASADPDVRAVVLTGAGRGFCAGADLRGGAAAGDRIPGDVARTIRRGAQRLIAAVLDCEKPVIAAVNGTAAGLGAHLALACDLVLAAESARFIEVFVRRGLVPDGGGAYLLPRLIGPQRAKELMFFGDALTAPDAERLGLVNRVVPADGLEKAARDWAERLAAGPTRALALTKQLVNASLDTDRATAFAAEAAAQEINMTTADANEGVASFVERREPRYRGR from the coding sequence ATGACGTCCTCCCCCGAAGACTCCGTAGATCCCGTCCAGTCATTGGTACTTCACGCCACTGACAATCACGTCTCGTGGCTCACCCTCAACCGCCCCGAATCCCTCAACTCCATCACTCCTGACCTGCGCGAACACCTCATCCGGAAATTTCTCGACGCCTCTGCCGACCCGGACGTGCGAGCCGTGGTCCTCACGGGCGCGGGACGCGGTTTCTGCGCGGGCGCGGACCTGCGCGGCGGGGCGGCCGCCGGTGACCGGATCCCCGGCGATGTCGCCCGGACCATCCGCCGGGGCGCCCAGCGCCTGATCGCCGCCGTCCTCGACTGCGAGAAACCGGTGATCGCCGCTGTGAACGGCACCGCCGCCGGCCTCGGCGCGCACCTCGCCCTCGCCTGCGACCTCGTGCTCGCCGCGGAATCCGCCCGGTTCATCGAGGTCTTCGTACGCCGTGGCCTGGTCCCGGACGGCGGCGGAGCGTATCTGCTGCCCCGGCTGATCGGGCCGCAGCGCGCCAAGGAGCTGATGTTCTTCGGCGACGCGCTGACGGCACCGGACGCGGAGCGCCTCGGCCTGGTGAACCGGGTCGTACCGGCGGACGGTCTGGAGAAGGCCGCCCGCGACTGGGCCGAGCGTCTCGCCGCCGGCCCCACCCGCGCTCTCGCGCTGACCAAGCAGCTGGTCAACGCCTCCCTGGACACCGACCGCGCCACCGCCTTCGCCGCCGAGGCCGCCGCCCAGGAGATCAACATGACCACGGCGGACGCCAACGAGGGCGTGGCGAGCTTCGTGGAGCGGCGGGAGCCCCGCTATCGGGGCCGCTGA
- a CDS encoding flavin reductase family protein, producing MGHAGMAATAVRYLRSVGTRTVAGPVEALPRPELRAVGADERAPVDSGEFRRVLGNFATGVTVITAPAADGEAGPAGFACQSFSSLSLDPPLVVFMVGRTSTTWPRIARAGVFCVNVLAADQGGLCRGFAVSGGDKFAGVGHEPAPFSGSPRLTGATAWIDCAIHAVHTGGDHLIVVGRVQALGTGDGEEPPLLFHKGRFL from the coding sequence ATGGGACACGCGGGGATGGCGGCCACCGCCGTCCGTTATCTCAGGTCGGTCGGGACGCGCACGGTCGCGGGGCCCGTCGAAGCGCTGCCGCGGCCCGAGCTGCGGGCCGTCGGGGCCGACGAGCGGGCGCCGGTCGACTCGGGCGAGTTCCGGCGCGTCCTGGGGAACTTCGCCACCGGCGTCACCGTGATCACAGCGCCCGCCGCGGACGGCGAGGCGGGACCCGCCGGCTTCGCCTGCCAGTCGTTCTCGTCCCTCTCCCTCGACCCTCCGCTGGTCGTCTTCATGGTCGGCCGGACATCGACGACCTGGCCGCGGATCGCCCGCGCGGGCGTGTTCTGCGTGAACGTGCTGGCGGCCGACCAGGGCGGGTTGTGCCGCGGCTTCGCGGTGAGCGGCGGGGACAAGTTCGCCGGCGTCGGCCACGAACCGGCGCCCTTCTCCGGCTCCCCGCGCCTCACCGGCGCCACGGCGTGGATCGACTGCGCGATCCACGCCGTGCACACGGGCGGTGACCATCTGATCGTGGTGGGCCGAGTGCAGGCCCTCGGGACCGGCGACGGCGAGGAGCCTCCGCTGCTGTTCCACAAGGGCCGCTTCCTCTAG